CCCACACATCTTCTCTGTCACTTACATTAGTGCGTGACATCGATGAGCCACTGCTGATTGAAGGAGACATCGCTGTTGATGATGAGAACAATGAAAGGAACGCTGATCCCTGCACTTCCAGTGGCTGCATGTGGCCCAAGTCCAGTGACGGCAAAGTCTACATTCCCTACGTCATCGCCAACCAGTTCTGTATGTGAAGTAATCCAGCTGTTATCTCTTTTTCTGCTGTTATTTGGTTAACTCTGGCTATTGAATTTGAATTCAGTAGTCTCACATACAAATAGCCACTGGTGTGGAATTGGGCCTCCTTGAGGCAGGTAggtcatttttattaatgtgttgaCTTTTGCTAAAGGTAAAAAAAggtgataataataaaaagtattaataaaaaatatatttagtagtttaaatttaaactactattactactactaataataatatttatccAGGCTAAGGCTAATGGTTTCTAGACTCTCAAGGGATTTCTGCAGACAGACAATCAGTTGGACCCAATCAGATATGTTTCAAGTCCAAACTGGGACTAAGAATAGTTATAAAATCTCCTGTTGTTGTATGTCTACTGCTGGTCCTGTGTCATCTGCAGCCTGTTAACCTTGATAGTCTATTTCTAGAAGTTTATTCCTAAACATTTGTGTGGCAGATGCTCTGACCTGGTGAAATACAACCCTAATAGCTCTGAAGAAAGTATGCTTCACCATTTGACCTCTCTTCCCTCAGCCTCTCGCGAGCTGCAGGTCATCCAGCGTGGTCTGGACTCTTTCTCTTCCATGTCCTGCATCCGCTTCACCAAGCGTACCAACCAGAGAGATTACCTCAGCATTGAGTCACGCAGTGGGTACGAAAAACACCTACGCTCAAGATGAAAGTCAGTTCATCTACTCCATTTTAATAGCTCCCAAGAGAATGAACCAATTTTGGCAGAACCACTTTATTATTGCAATTAGTCAATTTTGACCCTGAAAAGCAGGTATAACTATTTCAGGCCAGTATCAAATGCATTGCAATTAACTGATGCTTTTCTGGGATGTATtactgccttgtgtccagtagttctgggtaagctccagacccatAAGaaacctgatcaggatgaagcagacactgaacatgaataaattaatgaatgaatggatatcaAACACAGGACTCAGCTAATTTATATCCatggcatttgattaaatgctTGTTGAGACACTTTTATAATTTTAGTCATGTTAGAAGTAAGTGTAAGCTGGATTTGGTCTATAGTGAATGAAATTAGGGGCAGCAtactggcgcagcaggtagtgtaacTGTCACAAAACTCCACGCTTGAGGCCTGATCTTGAGGAGTTTGtgagttcaaaaacacatgttggtaggtggattgtctacttgaaagtgtccataggtgtgagtgtgtcatcCTACAAAGGACtagcgcccctccagggtgttttcccaccttgcgcccagtgattctaggtaggctctggacccaccacgaccctaaactggataaacggttacagacaatgaatgaatgaatggatgaaatcAGCATTCCTGAAAATGTCCTCCTtcatacattttgtttatttggcaGATGTTACTCCTACGTTGGTCGTCGTGGTTATGCCCAGACAGTGTCTCTGGACCGCAATGGCTGCATCTACCACAACACCGTCCAGCATGAGCTGCTCCACGCTCTGGGATTCAACCACGAGCAGACCCGCAGTGACCGTGACAACCACATCCGCGTCGTCTGGGAGAACATCATTGACAGTACGCTCACTAAACTCCCTTTGAGATCATAGAAATATGTCCATAAGCCAGCATAATTCTCTGTTTTGATCACACTGAGTTTTTTGACttgtatgtctgtgttttatgattacagtttaatgtttgGTTTCTTTTCAACAGGCATGAAGCACAACTTCAATAAAATCAACACTCTGAACCAGGGAACTCCCTATGACTACAACTCCGTCATGCAGTACCACAGGTCAGTTACTCAACAAACAATAAGCCATGCATTTCTTTTTTAGGGGATATTATCTGTCCATTTTAAAACCAACATGAAAGACTAACATTACTTTATATTATTACAGAACTGCTTTCTCTAAGAATGGTCAGCCCACTATGGTCCCCATCCCCAATAGCAATGTGTCCATTGGTCAGGCGACTCAGATGAGCCAAAATGACATTAACAGACTCAACAGGCTCTACAAGTGCTGTAAGTACTAGGCAGCAAATGATAATGCATGAGCGGATGCTGAGCGAAGTTGAACATCATCCCCTGGGGAGCATTTTGTTATATGTGAATTAGTaaatgagtgagagaatgattgaatgagtgagtaacaAACCTGTTTCACGatatgtttatgtatgtatgaaGTCATCATTCAAAATCAATGCTATTAATGaaaattatgtttgtttgttttttgatgaTGTTAACAGCTGCCTTCTGTTACAGAAACTGGTGAGTGCTGCAGAAGGGTGTTCTTcatagcccccccccccccccattcaaACACATCTGGGAATTGAGAAGGATGTTTATTAAGATGGCAGTTTGAGGATTTTTAACTCAattgtttcaaaataaaatctgttaaTGCAGTTACTGTTCCGCTGTCGTTCTTTCCTTTCTCTAATGAAGAGCACTAGTTATATCAGTGAATCTAATACAATTTAGCCAGAAGATATAATCTTGCAATGCTATTTAATAGAAATGCTAAAATATGTCTATaagtaactcacacactgtaGTATCGCATTTGTCACCTCCTTCACTGCTAcagcaatgaaagaatgaaatgaGCTCTCTTAAATGTTGAGAACCATAAGCGAATAAGAGCAAGTTATAGAACAATTAACTGTTTCAGCACTGCACTTACTATCAAATATAACATGAACATACAAAATTATGAATatgtatataatgtaaataaataattattagtttattattaaatattattaaatatagttTATAACAAATCACAAtacttatattttataaatcttAATGTACAAAATTGGTGTCCCACAAAGCTCTGTTCCAGGAATTGTATTTGCTGGTTTCAGCTTTGCTAATAAATATCAAGACAGATTATTCTGAATGTCTGTGGaccaaggaaaaataaatacactaaaACATTGGCAAAGGCAGCGCTGATTCATATCTAGCTTAAcatgcacattcacacagccaatctgtGATTCACTGTCAAAGGCACTGTTATGGTTTACACTGGTGAGACACCTAAGCTCCTAAATGGTAATCAGAAAAGACTAAATTGTGAAGTTAATGAAAATTAACTGAATATAAGTTGGAGAGAGTTGGAGAGAGTATGGACACACCACCAAAGCTGTcaaatttgaattattttttcatCGATGAGAGACAAGACAATAACAGTGTCAAATTAATATTAAGCTAtacttccactgtgagaagacaactcaGTGCTATGAATTT
This window of the Hoplias malabaricus isolate fHopMal1 chromosome Y, fHopMal1.hap1, whole genome shotgun sequence genome carries:
- the LOC136679002 gene encoding high choriolytic enzyme 1-like codes for the protein MFVSKVTLGLLALLIVCSVKDTSAELSVGELLERANRDLMRDIDEPLLIEGDIAVDDENNERNADPCTSSGCMWPKSSDGKVYIPYVIANQFSSRELQVIQRGLDSFSSMSCIRFTKRTNQRDYLSIESRSGCYSYVGRRGYAQTVSLDRNGCIYHNTVQHELLHALGFNHEQTRSDRDNHIRVVWENIIDSMKHNFNKINTLNQGTPYDYNSVMQYHRTAFSKNGQPTMVPIPNSNVSIGQATQMSQNDINRLNRLYKCCKY